The proteins below come from a single Alnus glutinosa chromosome 9, dhAlnGlut1.1, whole genome shotgun sequence genomic window:
- the LOC133878568 gene encoding uncharacterized protein LOC133878568 isoform X2 — MSGGFFRGTSADQDTRFSNKQAKLMKSQKFAPELEHLVEMTKVKMDVIRPWIANRVTELLGFEDEVLINFINSLLEKKVVNGKEVQISLTGFMEKNTAKFMKELWTLLLSAQKNASGVPQQFLDAKEEETRKKKVEADRIAFEIEKKKDKERELEQERLKKMDGMVDTRATNSGLEPNSKPRASSHHPEDEEEAGKRNNGVRGRVSRSPHSARHSPSSPRGSPSRSMSRSFSNPRSFSGGRHQSRSVSRSPEARGRSVSSERVYRSPQRRPVTPRRRNSPLNSLSPSRRRSSYSRRRSRSRSLYRSPSPVRRRLRSPFRRRTPSPVRRRRSPSPFRRRRSPSPIRRRRSPSPIRRRRSPSPVRRRRTPSPVRRRSPPLVQRRSPSPVRRRSPSPIRRRSPSPIRRRSPSPLRQRPLSPVRRRYRRSPTPRRSSPSLVRHRSPIPSRRRSPIPSRRRSPPHESSSPSPIQRTSPSPVRRKSPKHQRSPPQSSKERIRAHEKLSPLAQRSSSSLRSPQRDARNRSETRNKVSVSMSSPEKSPTPSKSPPQARKRVPSEDRRSFSPYKSSPVRQAGKQMIRDGSVSPARKSRHDSLEISEEGEEPKYAREEDVDHKSKASHKRSVHSSAVNKQKDSPVKVPYKEGHSPKNIADYRATGSQARSDNMELRKKEEETKSEKSSRRGVRPESPGQHTSPTLYKESLVGDRQHPPYPGDGKISDEKNRSRSNDVDNSRRRSETVQDSVGKLYHNKQAAPDDSSSEESDKHRTEEKKRRKHKRSERKEVASDDSYDSELEDRKGAKRRRKEEKKLRKEEKRRRREERRRKKEERRAEKLKVKNKDDAYASDGEHSARRESYPSDDEDMQAEQAKLEIELRKKALESLKAKKGISH; from the exons ATGTCGGGCGGCTTCTTCCGG GGCACGTCGGCGGACCAAGACACTCGGTTTTCGAACAAGCAAGCGAAGCTTATGAAATCGCAGAAGTTTGCTCCTGAATTGGAGCACCTG GTGGAAATGACAAAGGTGAAGATGGATGTTATCAGACCGTGGATTGCTAATAGGGTGACTGAGCTTCTTGGGTTCGAAGACGAAGTTCTTATTAACTTCATTAACAGTCTTTTGGAGAAAAAG GTAGTGAATGGGAAGGAGGTCCAAATTTCACTTACTGGATTCATGGAGAAAAATACTGCGAAGTTTATGAAAGAGCTATGGACGCTTCTTCTCAGTGCACAGAAGAATGCAAGTGGTGTTCCTCAGCAGTTTTTGGatgccaaagaagaagaaactaggaagaagaag GTGGAAGCAGATAGGATAGCATTTGAGattgagaagaagaaagataagGAAAGAGAACTTGAGCAAGAGAGATTGAAGAAAATG GACGGCATGGTTGATACGAGGGCAACTAACTCTGGTTTGGAGCCAAACTCAAAGCCCAGAGCTTCGAGTCACCATCCTGAGGATGAGGAAGAAGCTGGCAAGAGGAACAATGGTGTGAGAGGAAG GGTTTCTAGATCTCCTCATTCAGCCCGACATTCTCCTTCATCCCCTCG AGGCTCTCCATCTAGGTCAATGAGCAGATCGTTTTCTAATCCCAGAAGTTTTTCAGG TGGTAGACACCAGTCAAGGAGTGTATCTAGATCACCTGAAGCTCGAGGGCGCTCTGTTTCTTCAGAAAGGGTGTATCGCTCCCCACAAAGACGGCCTGTGACGCCTCGTCGAAGGAATTCGCCTTTAAATTCCCTCTCTCCTTCAAGACGAAGATCATCTTATTCTAGGCGAAGATCTAGGTCACGCTCACTTTATAGATCACCTTCTCCGGTGAGGCGTCGGTTGCGTTCTCCTTTTCGTCGTAGGACACCTTCTCCTGTGCGACGCCGTAGATCACCTTCTCCTTTTCGACGCCGTAGGTCACCTTCACCTATCCGACGCCGTAGATCACCTTCTCCTATACGGCGACGGAGATCACCTTCACCTGTGCGACGGCGAAGAACCCCATCACCTGTTCGACGCAGATCCCCACCTCTTGTGCAACGTAGATCACCCTCACCTGTTCGACGTAGATCGCCCTCACCTATTCGGCGCAGATCGCCTTCACCTATTCGACGTAGATCACCCTCTCCCTTACGACAAAGACCATTGTCTCCTGTGCGACGGCGGTATAGGAGATCTCCAACACCACGGCGTAGCTCTCCATCACTTGTGCGGCATAGGTCACCTATTCCTAGTCGTAGGAGATCACCAATTCCTTCCCGGCGTAGGTCTCCACCCCATGAATCAAGTTCTCCATCTCCCATACAACGTACCTCTCCATCACCAGTTAGGAGGAAATCTCCAAAGCACCAGAGGAGCCCTCCCCAATCATCCAAAGAAAGGATCAG GGCACATGAAAAATTGTCTCCTCTGGCACAGCGATCCTCTAGTTCTTTGAGATCACCACAGAGAGATGCACGGAATCGGAGTGAAACCCGCAATAAAGTGTCAGTTTCGATGTCTTCACCAGAGAAGTCTCCAACTCCCTCAAAATCTCCACCACAGGCAAGGAAAAGGGTTCCCAGTGAAGATAGGAG GTCATTTAGTCCATACAAGAGTAGTCCTGTGAGGCAAGCAGGGAAGCAAATGATTCGTGATGGCAGCGTCAGTCCTGCACGAAAATCTCGTCATGACAGTCTAGAAATAAGTGAAGAGGGGGAAGAACCTAAATATGCCAG GGAGGAGGATGTTGATCATAAATCTAAGGCTTCGCATAAAAGGTCCGTGCATTCATCTGCTGTCAACAAGCAGAAAGATTCACCTGTGAAGGTTCCTTACAAGGAAGGACATTCTCCTAAAAACATAGCAGATTATCGGGCTACTGGATCCCAGGCTCGTTCTGATAACATGGAgttgagaaagaaagaagaggagacAAAAAG TGAGAAATCTTCTAGGAGGGGGGTTCGTCCTGAATCTCCTGGTCAACATACGTCACCCACATTGTATAAAGAATCTTTAGTAGGTGATAGGCAACATCCACCATACCCTGGAGATGGTAAAATATCTGATGAGAAGAACCGGTCTCGTTCAAACGATGTGGATAACAGTAGACGTCGTTCAGAAACTGTACAAGATTCTGTTGGAAAACTTTATCATAATAAACAGGCTGCTCCAGATGATTCCAGTTCTGAGGAAAGTGATAAGCACAGAActgaagagaagaaaaggagaaagcATAAAAGATCTGAGAGGAAAGAGGTTGCTTCAGATGATAGTTATGATTCTGAATTAGAGGATAGGAAGGGGGCTAAGAGGAGAAggaaggaggaaaagaaacttcgGAAGGAGGAAAAACGTCGACGGCGTGAGGAAAGACGTCGTAAAAAGGAAGAACGGCGTGCAGAGAAGCTGAAAGTGAAGAATAAGGATGATGCTTATGCTTCTGATGGTGAACATTCTGCAAGGAGGGAGTCTTATCCAAGTGATGATGAAGACATGCAGGCTGAGCAGGCAAAGCTTGAGATTGAGTTACGGAAGAAGGCTCTCGAATCACTTAAAGCTAAGAAGGGCATCAGTCACTAA
- the LOC133878568 gene encoding uncharacterized protein LOC133878568 isoform X3: MVDTRATNSGLEPNSKPRASSHHPEDEEEAGKRNNGVRGRYRVSRSPHSARHSPSSPRGSPSRSMSRSFSNPRSFSGGRHQSRSVSRSPEARGRSVSSERVYRSPQRRPVTPRRRNSPLNSLSPSRRRSSYSRRRSRSRSLYRSPSPVRRRLRSPFRRRTPSPVRRRRSPSPFRRRRSPSPIRRRRSPSPIRRRRSPSPVRRRRTPSPVRRRSPPLVQRRSPSPVRRRSPSPIRRRSPSPIRRRSPSPLRQRPLSPVRRRYRRSPTPRRSSPSLVRHRSPIPSRRRSPIPSRRRSPPHESSSPSPIQRTSPSPVRRKSPKHQRSPPQSSKERIRAHEKLSPLAQRSSSSLRSPQRDARNRSETRNKVSVSMSSPEKSPTPSKSPPQARKRVPSEDRRSFSPYKSSPVRQAGKQMIRDGSVSPARKSRHDSLEISEEGEEPKYAREEDVDHKSKASHKRSVHSSAVNKQKDSPVKVPYKEGHSPKNIADYRATGSQARSDNMELRKKEEETKSEKSSRRGVRPESPGQHTSPTLYKESLVGDRQHPPYPGDGKISDEKNRSRSNDVDNSRRRSETVQDSVGKLYHNKQAAPDDSSSEESDKHRTEEKKRRKHKRSERKEVASDDSYDSELEDRKGAKRRRKEEKKLRKEEKRRRREERRRKKEERRAEKLKVKNKDDAYASDGEHSARRESYPSDDEDMQAEQAKLEIELRKKALESLKAKKGISH; this comes from the exons ATGGTTGATACGAGGGCAACTAACTCTGGTTTGGAGCCAAACTCAAAGCCCAGAGCTTCGAGTCACCATCCTGAGGATGAGGAAGAAGCTGGCAAGAGGAACAATGGTGTGAGAGGAAGGTACAG GGTTTCTAGATCTCCTCATTCAGCCCGACATTCTCCTTCATCCCCTCG AGGCTCTCCATCTAGGTCAATGAGCAGATCGTTTTCTAATCCCAGAAGTTTTTCAGG TGGTAGACACCAGTCAAGGAGTGTATCTAGATCACCTGAAGCTCGAGGGCGCTCTGTTTCTTCAGAAAGGGTGTATCGCTCCCCACAAAGACGGCCTGTGACGCCTCGTCGAAGGAATTCGCCTTTAAATTCCCTCTCTCCTTCAAGACGAAGATCATCTTATTCTAGGCGAAGATCTAGGTCACGCTCACTTTATAGATCACCTTCTCCGGTGAGGCGTCGGTTGCGTTCTCCTTTTCGTCGTAGGACACCTTCTCCTGTGCGACGCCGTAGATCACCTTCTCCTTTTCGACGCCGTAGGTCACCTTCACCTATCCGACGCCGTAGATCACCTTCTCCTATACGGCGACGGAGATCACCTTCACCTGTGCGACGGCGAAGAACCCCATCACCTGTTCGACGCAGATCCCCACCTCTTGTGCAACGTAGATCACCCTCACCTGTTCGACGTAGATCGCCCTCACCTATTCGGCGCAGATCGCCTTCACCTATTCGACGTAGATCACCCTCTCCCTTACGACAAAGACCATTGTCTCCTGTGCGACGGCGGTATAGGAGATCTCCAACACCACGGCGTAGCTCTCCATCACTTGTGCGGCATAGGTCACCTATTCCTAGTCGTAGGAGATCACCAATTCCTTCCCGGCGTAGGTCTCCACCCCATGAATCAAGTTCTCCATCTCCCATACAACGTACCTCTCCATCACCAGTTAGGAGGAAATCTCCAAAGCACCAGAGGAGCCCTCCCCAATCATCCAAAGAAAGGATCAG GGCACATGAAAAATTGTCTCCTCTGGCACAGCGATCCTCTAGTTCTTTGAGATCACCACAGAGAGATGCACGGAATCGGAGTGAAACCCGCAATAAAGTGTCAGTTTCGATGTCTTCACCAGAGAAGTCTCCAACTCCCTCAAAATCTCCACCACAGGCAAGGAAAAGGGTTCCCAGTGAAGATAGGAG GTCATTTAGTCCATACAAGAGTAGTCCTGTGAGGCAAGCAGGGAAGCAAATGATTCGTGATGGCAGCGTCAGTCCTGCACGAAAATCTCGTCATGACAGTCTAGAAATAAGTGAAGAGGGGGAAGAACCTAAATATGCCAG GGAGGAGGATGTTGATCATAAATCTAAGGCTTCGCATAAAAGGTCCGTGCATTCATCTGCTGTCAACAAGCAGAAAGATTCACCTGTGAAGGTTCCTTACAAGGAAGGACATTCTCCTAAAAACATAGCAGATTATCGGGCTACTGGATCCCAGGCTCGTTCTGATAACATGGAgttgagaaagaaagaagaggagacAAAAAG TGAGAAATCTTCTAGGAGGGGGGTTCGTCCTGAATCTCCTGGTCAACATACGTCACCCACATTGTATAAAGAATCTTTAGTAGGTGATAGGCAACATCCACCATACCCTGGAGATGGTAAAATATCTGATGAGAAGAACCGGTCTCGTTCAAACGATGTGGATAACAGTAGACGTCGTTCAGAAACTGTACAAGATTCTGTTGGAAAACTTTATCATAATAAACAGGCTGCTCCAGATGATTCCAGTTCTGAGGAAAGTGATAAGCACAGAActgaagagaagaaaaggagaaagcATAAAAGATCTGAGAGGAAAGAGGTTGCTTCAGATGATAGTTATGATTCTGAATTAGAGGATAGGAAGGGGGCTAAGAGGAGAAggaaggaggaaaagaaacttcgGAAGGAGGAAAAACGTCGACGGCGTGAGGAAAGACGTCGTAAAAAGGAAGAACGGCGTGCAGAGAAGCTGAAAGTGAAGAATAAGGATGATGCTTATGCTTCTGATGGTGAACATTCTGCAAGGAGGGAGTCTTATCCAAGTGATGATGAAGACATGCAGGCTGAGCAGGCAAAGCTTGAGATTGAGTTACGGAAGAAGGCTCTCGAATCACTTAAAGCTAAGAAGGGCATCAGTCACTAA
- the LOC133878568 gene encoding uncharacterized protein LOC133878568 isoform X4, which produces MVDTRATNSGLEPNSKPRASSHHPEDEEEAGKRNNGVRGRVSRSPHSARHSPSSPRGSPSRSMSRSFSNPRSFSGGRHQSRSVSRSPEARGRSVSSERVYRSPQRRPVTPRRRNSPLNSLSPSRRRSSYSRRRSRSRSLYRSPSPVRRRLRSPFRRRTPSPVRRRRSPSPFRRRRSPSPIRRRRSPSPIRRRRSPSPVRRRRTPSPVRRRSPPLVQRRSPSPVRRRSPSPIRRRSPSPIRRRSPSPLRQRPLSPVRRRYRRSPTPRRSSPSLVRHRSPIPSRRRSPIPSRRRSPPHESSSPSPIQRTSPSPVRRKSPKHQRSPPQSSKERIRAHEKLSPLAQRSSSSLRSPQRDARNRSETRNKVSVSMSSPEKSPTPSKSPPQARKRVPSEDRRSFSPYKSSPVRQAGKQMIRDGSVSPARKSRHDSLEISEEGEEPKYAREEDVDHKSKASHKRSVHSSAVNKQKDSPVKVPYKEGHSPKNIADYRATGSQARSDNMELRKKEEETKSEKSSRRGVRPESPGQHTSPTLYKESLVGDRQHPPYPGDGKISDEKNRSRSNDVDNSRRRSETVQDSVGKLYHNKQAAPDDSSSEESDKHRTEEKKRRKHKRSERKEVASDDSYDSELEDRKGAKRRRKEEKKLRKEEKRRRREERRRKKEERRAEKLKVKNKDDAYASDGEHSARRESYPSDDEDMQAEQAKLEIELRKKALESLKAKKGISH; this is translated from the exons ATGGTTGATACGAGGGCAACTAACTCTGGTTTGGAGCCAAACTCAAAGCCCAGAGCTTCGAGTCACCATCCTGAGGATGAGGAAGAAGCTGGCAAGAGGAACAATGGTGTGAGAGGAAG GGTTTCTAGATCTCCTCATTCAGCCCGACATTCTCCTTCATCCCCTCG AGGCTCTCCATCTAGGTCAATGAGCAGATCGTTTTCTAATCCCAGAAGTTTTTCAGG TGGTAGACACCAGTCAAGGAGTGTATCTAGATCACCTGAAGCTCGAGGGCGCTCTGTTTCTTCAGAAAGGGTGTATCGCTCCCCACAAAGACGGCCTGTGACGCCTCGTCGAAGGAATTCGCCTTTAAATTCCCTCTCTCCTTCAAGACGAAGATCATCTTATTCTAGGCGAAGATCTAGGTCACGCTCACTTTATAGATCACCTTCTCCGGTGAGGCGTCGGTTGCGTTCTCCTTTTCGTCGTAGGACACCTTCTCCTGTGCGACGCCGTAGATCACCTTCTCCTTTTCGACGCCGTAGGTCACCTTCACCTATCCGACGCCGTAGATCACCTTCTCCTATACGGCGACGGAGATCACCTTCACCTGTGCGACGGCGAAGAACCCCATCACCTGTTCGACGCAGATCCCCACCTCTTGTGCAACGTAGATCACCCTCACCTGTTCGACGTAGATCGCCCTCACCTATTCGGCGCAGATCGCCTTCACCTATTCGACGTAGATCACCCTCTCCCTTACGACAAAGACCATTGTCTCCTGTGCGACGGCGGTATAGGAGATCTCCAACACCACGGCGTAGCTCTCCATCACTTGTGCGGCATAGGTCACCTATTCCTAGTCGTAGGAGATCACCAATTCCTTCCCGGCGTAGGTCTCCACCCCATGAATCAAGTTCTCCATCTCCCATACAACGTACCTCTCCATCACCAGTTAGGAGGAAATCTCCAAAGCACCAGAGGAGCCCTCCCCAATCATCCAAAGAAAGGATCAG GGCACATGAAAAATTGTCTCCTCTGGCACAGCGATCCTCTAGTTCTTTGAGATCACCACAGAGAGATGCACGGAATCGGAGTGAAACCCGCAATAAAGTGTCAGTTTCGATGTCTTCACCAGAGAAGTCTCCAACTCCCTCAAAATCTCCACCACAGGCAAGGAAAAGGGTTCCCAGTGAAGATAGGAG GTCATTTAGTCCATACAAGAGTAGTCCTGTGAGGCAAGCAGGGAAGCAAATGATTCGTGATGGCAGCGTCAGTCCTGCACGAAAATCTCGTCATGACAGTCTAGAAATAAGTGAAGAGGGGGAAGAACCTAAATATGCCAG GGAGGAGGATGTTGATCATAAATCTAAGGCTTCGCATAAAAGGTCCGTGCATTCATCTGCTGTCAACAAGCAGAAAGATTCACCTGTGAAGGTTCCTTACAAGGAAGGACATTCTCCTAAAAACATAGCAGATTATCGGGCTACTGGATCCCAGGCTCGTTCTGATAACATGGAgttgagaaagaaagaagaggagacAAAAAG TGAGAAATCTTCTAGGAGGGGGGTTCGTCCTGAATCTCCTGGTCAACATACGTCACCCACATTGTATAAAGAATCTTTAGTAGGTGATAGGCAACATCCACCATACCCTGGAGATGGTAAAATATCTGATGAGAAGAACCGGTCTCGTTCAAACGATGTGGATAACAGTAGACGTCGTTCAGAAACTGTACAAGATTCTGTTGGAAAACTTTATCATAATAAACAGGCTGCTCCAGATGATTCCAGTTCTGAGGAAAGTGATAAGCACAGAActgaagagaagaaaaggagaaagcATAAAAGATCTGAGAGGAAAGAGGTTGCTTCAGATGATAGTTATGATTCTGAATTAGAGGATAGGAAGGGGGCTAAGAGGAGAAggaaggaggaaaagaaacttcgGAAGGAGGAAAAACGTCGACGGCGTGAGGAAAGACGTCGTAAAAAGGAAGAACGGCGTGCAGAGAAGCTGAAAGTGAAGAATAAGGATGATGCTTATGCTTCTGATGGTGAACATTCTGCAAGGAGGGAGTCTTATCCAAGTGATGATGAAGACATGCAGGCTGAGCAGGCAAAGCTTGAGATTGAGTTACGGAAGAAGGCTCTCGAATCACTTAAAGCTAAGAAGGGCATCAGTCACTAA
- the LOC133878568 gene encoding uncharacterized protein LOC133878568 isoform X1 — MSGGFFRGTSADQDTRFSNKQAKLMKSQKFAPELEHLVEMTKVKMDVIRPWIANRVTELLGFEDEVLINFINSLLEKKVVNGKEVQISLTGFMEKNTAKFMKELWTLLLSAQKNASGVPQQFLDAKEEETRKKKVEADRIAFEIEKKKDKERELEQERLKKMDGMVDTRATNSGLEPNSKPRASSHHPEDEEEAGKRNNGVRGRYRVSRSPHSARHSPSSPRGSPSRSMSRSFSNPRSFSGGRHQSRSVSRSPEARGRSVSSERVYRSPQRRPVTPRRRNSPLNSLSPSRRRSSYSRRRSRSRSLYRSPSPVRRRLRSPFRRRTPSPVRRRRSPSPFRRRRSPSPIRRRRSPSPIRRRRSPSPVRRRRTPSPVRRRSPPLVQRRSPSPVRRRSPSPIRRRSPSPIRRRSPSPLRQRPLSPVRRRYRRSPTPRRSSPSLVRHRSPIPSRRRSPIPSRRRSPPHESSSPSPIQRTSPSPVRRKSPKHQRSPPQSSKERIRAHEKLSPLAQRSSSSLRSPQRDARNRSETRNKVSVSMSSPEKSPTPSKSPPQARKRVPSEDRRSFSPYKSSPVRQAGKQMIRDGSVSPARKSRHDSLEISEEGEEPKYAREEDVDHKSKASHKRSVHSSAVNKQKDSPVKVPYKEGHSPKNIADYRATGSQARSDNMELRKKEEETKSEKSSRRGVRPESPGQHTSPTLYKESLVGDRQHPPYPGDGKISDEKNRSRSNDVDNSRRRSETVQDSVGKLYHNKQAAPDDSSSEESDKHRTEEKKRRKHKRSERKEVASDDSYDSELEDRKGAKRRRKEEKKLRKEEKRRRREERRRKKEERRAEKLKVKNKDDAYASDGEHSARRESYPSDDEDMQAEQAKLEIELRKKALESLKAKKGISH, encoded by the exons ATGTCGGGCGGCTTCTTCCGG GGCACGTCGGCGGACCAAGACACTCGGTTTTCGAACAAGCAAGCGAAGCTTATGAAATCGCAGAAGTTTGCTCCTGAATTGGAGCACCTG GTGGAAATGACAAAGGTGAAGATGGATGTTATCAGACCGTGGATTGCTAATAGGGTGACTGAGCTTCTTGGGTTCGAAGACGAAGTTCTTATTAACTTCATTAACAGTCTTTTGGAGAAAAAG GTAGTGAATGGGAAGGAGGTCCAAATTTCACTTACTGGATTCATGGAGAAAAATACTGCGAAGTTTATGAAAGAGCTATGGACGCTTCTTCTCAGTGCACAGAAGAATGCAAGTGGTGTTCCTCAGCAGTTTTTGGatgccaaagaagaagaaactaggaagaagaag GTGGAAGCAGATAGGATAGCATTTGAGattgagaagaagaaagataagGAAAGAGAACTTGAGCAAGAGAGATTGAAGAAAATG GACGGCATGGTTGATACGAGGGCAACTAACTCTGGTTTGGAGCCAAACTCAAAGCCCAGAGCTTCGAGTCACCATCCTGAGGATGAGGAAGAAGCTGGCAAGAGGAACAATGGTGTGAGAGGAAGGTACAG GGTTTCTAGATCTCCTCATTCAGCCCGACATTCTCCTTCATCCCCTCG AGGCTCTCCATCTAGGTCAATGAGCAGATCGTTTTCTAATCCCAGAAGTTTTTCAGG TGGTAGACACCAGTCAAGGAGTGTATCTAGATCACCTGAAGCTCGAGGGCGCTCTGTTTCTTCAGAAAGGGTGTATCGCTCCCCACAAAGACGGCCTGTGACGCCTCGTCGAAGGAATTCGCCTTTAAATTCCCTCTCTCCTTCAAGACGAAGATCATCTTATTCTAGGCGAAGATCTAGGTCACGCTCACTTTATAGATCACCTTCTCCGGTGAGGCGTCGGTTGCGTTCTCCTTTTCGTCGTAGGACACCTTCTCCTGTGCGACGCCGTAGATCACCTTCTCCTTTTCGACGCCGTAGGTCACCTTCACCTATCCGACGCCGTAGATCACCTTCTCCTATACGGCGACGGAGATCACCTTCACCTGTGCGACGGCGAAGAACCCCATCACCTGTTCGACGCAGATCCCCACCTCTTGTGCAACGTAGATCACCCTCACCTGTTCGACGTAGATCGCCCTCACCTATTCGGCGCAGATCGCCTTCACCTATTCGACGTAGATCACCCTCTCCCTTACGACAAAGACCATTGTCTCCTGTGCGACGGCGGTATAGGAGATCTCCAACACCACGGCGTAGCTCTCCATCACTTGTGCGGCATAGGTCACCTATTCCTAGTCGTAGGAGATCACCAATTCCTTCCCGGCGTAGGTCTCCACCCCATGAATCAAGTTCTCCATCTCCCATACAACGTACCTCTCCATCACCAGTTAGGAGGAAATCTCCAAAGCACCAGAGGAGCCCTCCCCAATCATCCAAAGAAAGGATCAG GGCACATGAAAAATTGTCTCCTCTGGCACAGCGATCCTCTAGTTCTTTGAGATCACCACAGAGAGATGCACGGAATCGGAGTGAAACCCGCAATAAAGTGTCAGTTTCGATGTCTTCACCAGAGAAGTCTCCAACTCCCTCAAAATCTCCACCACAGGCAAGGAAAAGGGTTCCCAGTGAAGATAGGAG GTCATTTAGTCCATACAAGAGTAGTCCTGTGAGGCAAGCAGGGAAGCAAATGATTCGTGATGGCAGCGTCAGTCCTGCACGAAAATCTCGTCATGACAGTCTAGAAATAAGTGAAGAGGGGGAAGAACCTAAATATGCCAG GGAGGAGGATGTTGATCATAAATCTAAGGCTTCGCATAAAAGGTCCGTGCATTCATCTGCTGTCAACAAGCAGAAAGATTCACCTGTGAAGGTTCCTTACAAGGAAGGACATTCTCCTAAAAACATAGCAGATTATCGGGCTACTGGATCCCAGGCTCGTTCTGATAACATGGAgttgagaaagaaagaagaggagacAAAAAG TGAGAAATCTTCTAGGAGGGGGGTTCGTCCTGAATCTCCTGGTCAACATACGTCACCCACATTGTATAAAGAATCTTTAGTAGGTGATAGGCAACATCCACCATACCCTGGAGATGGTAAAATATCTGATGAGAAGAACCGGTCTCGTTCAAACGATGTGGATAACAGTAGACGTCGTTCAGAAACTGTACAAGATTCTGTTGGAAAACTTTATCATAATAAACAGGCTGCTCCAGATGATTCCAGTTCTGAGGAAAGTGATAAGCACAGAActgaagagaagaaaaggagaaagcATAAAAGATCTGAGAGGAAAGAGGTTGCTTCAGATGATAGTTATGATTCTGAATTAGAGGATAGGAAGGGGGCTAAGAGGAGAAggaaggaggaaaagaaacttcgGAAGGAGGAAAAACGTCGACGGCGTGAGGAAAGACGTCGTAAAAAGGAAGAACGGCGTGCAGAGAAGCTGAAAGTGAAGAATAAGGATGATGCTTATGCTTCTGATGGTGAACATTCTGCAAGGAGGGAGTCTTATCCAAGTGATGATGAAGACATGCAGGCTGAGCAGGCAAAGCTTGAGATTGAGTTACGGAAGAAGGCTCTCGAATCACTTAAAGCTAAGAAGGGCATCAGTCACTAA